In Deltaproteobacteria bacterium, the sequence CACCGCGCCGATCCACCGCGGCGCCGGCTCGGGCGTCGGCGGACCCGCGAGCGTGCGCATGGCCTCGCGCAGCCACGGCACCGCGTCGAAGACCCCGCGCGCGTAGACCCGCGGCGCCGCCACGCGCAGCACCAGCACCACCAGCGCCGCGAGGCCACAGGCGACCAGCAGGCCGCGCGGGAGCGCGAGCCCATCGGCGACGCGATCGATCGCGAGCTGGGCCGGCATCGCCAGCGCGGCCGCGAGCGCCAGCGAGAACGCCGGCGCGTAGAGATGCACGACCGCCTCGGGCAGCGTCCAGCCGCCACCCAGGGAGCGCTGCAGCTGGGCCCCGAGGCTGCCGTCGCCCTGACGTCGACCGAGGTGTGCCGCGATCGCAGCACCCATCGGCTCGGTGCCCACCGCCGCGAGGCACACCACCCACGCGTCGGCGACCAGCGCCAGCGTCGGCGCGAGCGCGTCGGTGAACGCCCGCGCAGCCACCCCGATCGCGATCGTCAACCACAGCGTCTGCAACGCGAGGCCCCGCAGGTGTCGCGCGCGCGCCAGCGCGAAGCGGGTCGCCGGGGGCACCGGCAAGGGCAGGGTGGCGGCCACCCCGTCGTCGTGGAGGAAGCCCGAGGTGCGCACGTGCAGGGTCACCAGCAGCGCGGCCGGCACGAGTGTGAACGCGAGGCCGCGCGCGGCAGGCAACCCCAGGTGCCGCGCCGAGCCGAGCGCCAGCGTCACCACCGCGGCCGCCACCATCGGCAGCACGACGTGCACCAGGCCTGGCGGGCGGGTGAGGATCGTCCGTGCGATCGACGCGACGCTCGGGCCCTTGGTCACGACGACGCTAGGAGTGCCACAGTGCGCGGAGGTTCGCGACCTCCACGTCGCTTCGCACGCGCCAGGTCGCGCGATCGCGGCGCCGCCACGGCCCGCAAGCGCCACGGCACCGGCAGCGGCGCGGCCCGTCGCACGGCCACGAAGATGCGCGTGGGCTCGACCTCCGCGGGGCTTGGGAACTCATGTAGTTCCCATGGGTTGAAAACACTTTGTTCGAGTGGAATCACATCGTGGTCCCGCAGCTCGACCGGGGCTTCGACGCCGGTCGTCTCGGGGCCCGTTCGCGGGCCGTGCGTGGGGTCGGACATCGTCGGTGGCGCGGGCGCGGTGGCGCCGTCGCGCGCTCGCTTCAGCAACCAACATGCCATGCGTCGCGTCGCGCTCCGACGCTCGGATCCCTGTGCATCGGCACCGGGGGCGCGTGCGCGGCGTGGGCGTTCTGCCCGAGCTCGGGTCGCGGCGGCTGGGCGACTTGCACGGACGTGTTGGGTTCAAAAACTTGCCGGCACGCGTCGCGACGTCCACAACTCGGGGAGGCCGACCCATGCGCAGCCTCGTTCTCATGCACTGGTTCGTCGCGATGGCGGCGCCGGAGCCCCACGTCGTCGCGCCGGGCGAGACCCTCTGGAGCATCGCGCGCGCGCATGCTTGCACCGTCGCCGACGTGCGCGGGGCCAACCCCGAGCTCGGTGATGTCCTGCGCGCGGGGATCGAGCTCGCGTTGCCTTCGGCGTGCCGCGCCGTCGCCAGCCCGCCGCGGTCGCCTCCGCCGAGGGAGCGGGCGGTCAGCGGCTCGCGCGGCACCAAGGTCGTGCCGGCGCCGGCAGCACGCGAGGTCATCGTCGCCAAGGGCGACACCCTCGGACGCATCGCTTCGCGCAACGGCACCACCGTGGTCGCGCTGCGCGAGGCCAACGCGCTCACCGGCAACATGATCCACGTGGGGCAGCGGCTGCGCCTGCCCGAGCCAGCCGCACCCATCGCGGCGCCGGTCGGCGTCGGCAAGGCCAGCACCGCGCGGGCCGCCGTCGACCCGCCCACGCCGTTGTCGGAGCTGCCGCCCCCGCCGCTCGCCGACGCCGAGCTGCCGCCCCCGCCCGCTCGCACGCGCTCGGGATCGGGGTCGTCCGCGCGCGTGGCCGCACCGGCCCACGGTCGCGTGCTGATCGGCGCGGTGCAGCTGCCGACCGATCGCGCCTACTACCTGCGGCACCCCACCCGTGCGTGGGGTCAGCCCCACGTGGTCGAGTCGACGCGCGCGGCGATCCGCGAGGTGAAGCGCAAGTACCCCCGCGTGCACCGACTCGCGATCGGCGACCTCTCGGCGCGCTCGGGCGGACGGCTGTCAGGCCACAAGTCGCACCGCACCGGGCGCGACGTCGACCTCGGGCTCTACTTCGTGCGCTCGCCGTCGGCCTACCCCAAGCGCTTCGTCGGGGCCGACGAGGCCGAGCTCGACTTCGCGGCCACCTGGGCGCTCATCGAGGCGTTCCATCGCCAGTCGAAGACGGCCGGCGGCCCGACCATCATCTTCCTCGACTTCGCGGTGCAGGGGCGCATCTACGAGTGGGCGCGCAAGCACGGTGTGTCGCGTCGCGTGTTGCGCGAGGTGTTCCAGTTCCCCCATGGTCGCTGGTCCCACGAGGGGCTCGTGCGCCACGAGCCCGCCCACGCCGATCACCTGCACGTGCGCTTCGGCTGCCCGCCCCACGGCGAACACTGCCGCTGACATTCGCTTCAGTGCTCGGTCGCCGCCAGCAACGTGCGTAGCTCGTCCTGCTCGACGCGCGGACGTCCGAGCTCGCGCGCGAGCTCGAGGGCCTCGGTCGCCTGCGCGCGCGCACCGGCGCGATCGCCCAGCGCCAGGCGGATCGACGCGCCCTGGTGGAGCGTCGCGGCCACGTCGGGGTGCCGCGGTCCGCGGGTGTCGCGGTAGATCGCGAGCCCCTCGTCGTTGAGGGTGGCGGCCCGCTGCAGCTCGCCGCGGGCCTGCGCGACGCTGGCGAGCGCGACCAAGGACGCGCCCACGCCGGGGTGGTCGTCGCCGTAGTCGCGGCGACGCAGTGCCAGCGCCCGGGTCGCGCGGCGCTCGGCCTCGTCGAGGAGGCCGGCCTCGACCAGCACGATCGCGAGGTTGTTGGTCACGTCGGCGACGCCCTCGTGCTCGGTGCCCAGGGCCTGCTCGGTGAGCTCGACGACGCGACGGAAGCGATCGAGGCAGGCCGAGGCGCCGTGCTGGTGGTAGCAGGTGGCCGACAGCGCGTTGCCGATCTGCGCGTAGTCGGGGTGGTGCTCGCCCTTGTCCCGCGCGACGATGGTCTCGACCCGCGTGAACTCGGCCTCGGCCTCGGCGTAGCGCCCGAGCGCGAAGTAGCCCATGCCGAGCGCCTGGTGGGCCCGTGCGGTGTGGAGACTGTCGGGGCCCCAGCGCGCCTGTGCCAGCGCC encodes:
- a CDS encoding penicillin-insensitive murein endopeptidase — its product is MRSLVLMHWFVAMAAPEPHVVAPGETLWSIARAHACTVADVRGANPELGDVLRAGIELALPSACRAVASPPRSPPPRERAVSGSRGTKVVPAPAAREVIVAKGDTLGRIASRNGTTVVALREANALTGNMIHVGQRLRLPEPAAPIAAPVGVGKASTARAAVDPPTPLSELPPPPLADAELPPPPARTRSGSGSSARVAAPAHGRVLIGAVQLPTDRAYYLRHPTRAWGQPHVVESTRAAIREVKRKYPRVHRLAIGDLSARSGGRLSGHKSHRTGRDVDLGLYFVRSPSAYPKRFVGADEAELDFAATWALIEAFHRQSKTAGGPTIIFLDFAVQGRIYEWARKHGVSRRVLREVFQFPHGRWSHEGLVRHEPAHADHLHVRFGCPPHGEHCR